From one Elusimicrobiota bacterium genomic stretch:
- a CDS encoding Gfo/Idh/MocA family oxidoreductase: protein MGNKVKLGFVGAGGIISHAHMPGAKLIADKIEFVAISDPLVDKAKVLADANGIKNVYADYNDMLKKEKLDAIVIGTPNAFHSDTAIQGLKAGCHVLVEKPMALNAKQAQDMKDAAIENDKFLAVGFNQRFSNEAQLLKRLIIGGELGEIYYAKTGAIRRRGIPGWGGWFTNKKLSGGGPLIDIGVHMLDLTLWLMGYPKPVAVSGSTYTKFGDRKDYVSAGGWKYKGDSKTFTVEDLASAFIKFDNGMTLFLEAAWASNTESEKLYSTLFGTKGGADWRPLKVYKDTHGMLVDMVPVVPAQSVKSHALQMKHFIELISEGKWKDKKTDVQIATADTGLIIMKLIDAIYKSSEEGKEVRIK from the coding sequence ATGGGTAACAAGGTAAAGTTAGGATTTGTAGGTGCCGGCGGGATTATTAGTCATGCGCATATGCCCGGGGCAAAGCTTATAGCGGATAAAATTGAGTTCGTTGCTATTTCAGACCCTTTGGTGGATAAAGCCAAAGTATTGGCGGATGCTAACGGCATAAAAAATGTTTATGCTGACTATAACGACATGCTGAAAAAAGAAAAATTAGATGCTATCGTTATCGGCACACCAAATGCGTTCCATTCCGATACCGCAATCCAGGGATTGAAGGCCGGGTGCCATGTATTAGTGGAAAAACCTATGGCACTTAATGCAAAACAGGCACAGGATATGAAAGATGCTGCTATTGAAAATGATAAGTTTCTTGCAGTAGGGTTCAACCAGCGGTTTTCAAATGAAGCGCAATTATTGAAAAGGCTTATAATTGGCGGTGAGCTTGGTGAAATATATTATGCAAAGACCGGTGCAATACGGCGTCGCGGGATTCCCGGTTGGGGCGGGTGGTTTACGAATAAAAAACTTTCCGGCGGCGGGCCGTTGATTGATATCGGCGTGCATATGCTTGACCTCACCCTGTGGTTAATGGGGTATCCAAAACCCGTAGCAGTGTCAGGTTCAACTTACACAAAGTTTGGTGACCGCAAAGATTATGTGAGTGCCGGCGGGTGGAAGTATAAGGGGGACAGCAAGACTTTTACAGTTGAAGATCTTGCATCGGCTTTTATTAAGTTTGATAATGGCATGACGTTATTTCTTGAAGCTGCATGGGCATCAAATACAGAATCAGAAAAGTTGTATTCAACATTGTTCGGGACAAAAGGTGGGGCGGATTGGCGGCCGTTGAAGGTTTATAAAGACACGCATGGTATGCTCGTGGATATGGTCCCGGTTGTTCCGGCACAGAGTGTAAAGAGCCATGCATTGCAGATGAAGCATTTCATAGAATTAATCTCCGAAGGTAAGTGGAAAGATAAAAAAACTGATGTCCAGATCGCAACTGCGGATACAGGGCTCATTATCATGAAACTCATAGATGCGATTTACAAATCTTCTGAAGAAGGTAAGGAAGTCAGAATTAAGTAA
- a CDS encoding sugar phosphate isomerase/epimerase, whose translation MKLGFLTACMGDNGMEDILKFASGAEFNALEVACWPLKTDRDFFGRNIDVVKLDKDGAKKINELFVKYGMTISSLGFYDNNLHPDLKKRADVYNHFVKVVDAAALLGCGMAGTFIGRNPEKTEKENFEEFTKIFTELLKYAGDKGVKVMIENCPMYGWLKEYVPGTISFCPEQWEEMFNLVPAANFGLNYDPSHLYGMGMDYIKPIYKFKDRIFHVHAKDCELLRDNIAVRGYHRKGLYRFRAPGYGEINWEKFMGVLYEIGYDGTVSIEHEDPVFRGSDEKIKKGLILGARKLLPLII comes from the coding sequence ATGAAGTTAGGTTTTTTAACGGCATGTATGGGCGATAATGGTATGGAGGATATTTTGAAGTTCGCGTCCGGCGCAGAGTTCAATGCGCTGGAGGTGGCCTGTTGGCCTCTGAAGACCGATCGCGATTTTTTCGGGCGGAACATTGACGTTGTGAAACTTGATAAAGACGGTGCGAAGAAGATTAATGAATTGTTCGTCAAATACGGGATGACAATATCGTCATTAGGGTTTTATGATAACAACCTTCATCCTGACCTAAAAAAACGTGCTGATGTATACAACCATTTTGTTAAGGTTGTCGATGCAGCGGCATTACTTGGCTGCGGGATGGCAGGAACGTTTATCGGGCGTAACCCTGAGAAAACGGAGAAAGAAAATTTTGAGGAGTTTACAAAAATATTTACGGAACTCCTGAAGTATGCCGGGGATAAGGGTGTTAAGGTTATGATAGAAAACTGTCCGATGTACGGGTGGTTAAAAGAGTACGTGCCGGGAACAATATCGTTTTGTCCCGAGCAATGGGAGGAAATGTTTAACCTCGTCCCTGCAGCAAATTTTGGATTGAACTACGACCCGTCGCATCTTTACGGGATGGGGATGGATTATATTAAACCAATATACAAATTCAAGGACAGGATTTTTCATGTACACGCTAAGGATTGTGAATTGTTGCGTGACAATATAGCTGTCCGCGGGTATCACCGGAAAGGCCTTTACCGTTTCCGTGCGCCAGGGTATGGAGAGATTAACTGGGAAAAGTTTATGGGCGTGCTTTACGAGATAGGTTATGACGGAACGGTAAGTATTGAACATGAAGACCCTGTTTTCCGCGGGTCTGATGAGAAGATTAAGAAAGGCCTTATCCTCGGAGCGAGAAAGTTGTTGCCGTTGATAATATAG
- a CDS encoding carbohydrate ABC transporter permease → MLSNKPKPMTAKDIRFKKNFRQTVFALLYYSILSGLAVVMVIPFVWMFSTSLKDAGAVFTFPPQWIPNPVVFRNYVDAWNSVPFGRFYLNSIIVAVSVTAGQLFTASLAAYAFARLQFPGRDKLFLAYLATMMIPGQVTMIPVFILLRTLGWIDTYQGLILPHIFTTYGTFMLRQFFLTIPKELEEAATIDGCGPFRIYWQIILPLCKPALATLGTFIFLGSWNDFMWPLIVTNSMEMKTLTVGLASFQGLYNTEWTLLMAASMIVLAPVLIVYIFNQRFFVQGIAMTGLKG, encoded by the coding sequence ATGCTGAGTAATAAACCTAAACCCATGACCGCTAAGGATATCAGGTTCAAAAAAAATTTTAGGCAAACCGTATTTGCATTGTTGTATTATTCGATACTGTCCGGGCTGGCAGTGGTTATGGTAATACCTTTTGTGTGGATGTTCTCCACTTCATTGAAAGATGCCGGTGCGGTGTTTACTTTCCCGCCGCAATGGATACCTAATCCTGTGGTGTTCCGGAATTATGTTGATGCTTGGAATTCCGTGCCGTTTGGAAGGTTTTATCTTAACAGCATAATTGTTGCGGTAAGCGTCACTGCAGGGCAGTTGTTTACTGCATCACTCGCGGCGTATGCGTTTGCGAGGTTACAATTCCCGGGGCGTGATAAGCTGTTCCTGGCATACCTCGCTACAATGATGATACCAGGCCAGGTGACAATGATCCCTGTATTTATTCTATTGCGTACGCTTGGCTGGATTGATACGTACCAGGGATTAATATTACCGCATATATTTACAACCTACGGGACGTTTATGCTGCGGCAGTTTTTTCTTACCATACCAAAAGAACTTGAGGAAGCCGCAACGATTGACGGGTGCGGGCCGTTTCGTATATACTGGCAGATAATCCTGCCGTTATGCAAACCCGCGCTTGCTACTCTTGGAACATTTATTTTTCTGGGTTCATGGAACGATTTTATGTGGCCGTTGATTGTCACGAATAGTATGGAGATGAAAACCCTTACCGTCGGGCTTGCATCGTTCCAGGGGTTGTACAATACAGAATGGACATTGTTGATGGCAGCATCAATGATTGTGCTTGCACCGGTATTGATCGTGTATATCTTCAATCAGCGCTTCTTCGTTCAGGGGATTGCGATGACCGGGTTAAAAGGGTAA
- a CDS encoding sugar ABC transporter permease, with translation MKKSNRNVFTSIHEYVYKRKKLRLWLTGMAFLAPNVLGFLVFVFIPILISFGLAFCEWDILTPAKFVGLKNFSDILTRGEFWEYLYNTFYFMLSIPIGMAISLALALALNQKMRGVVLFRTIYFLPVVCTIIASAIVWRWIYNPDYGLINGFIRSLRIPVVVMGTDNFVMQFIYDAITSWNSWVSNPPTWLTSTTWSKPAIIIMQVWHSAGYNMLLYLAALQSIPAALYEAAEIDGANERAKFWYITLPSLSFVNFFIIIMGIIGGFQAFGVQYVMTGGGPAGSTTTIVYYIYNNAFQWFKMGYASAIAWILFVLMLGATLLQWRMGKGYANAE, from the coding sequence ATGAAAAAAAGTAACCGTAACGTGTTCACTTCTATTCATGAATATGTGTATAAACGCAAGAAGTTGAGATTGTGGCTCACAGGTATGGCGTTTCTCGCGCCTAATGTACTGGGATTTTTGGTATTTGTATTCATTCCGATACTGATATCGTTTGGGCTGGCTTTTTGTGAATGGGATATTCTAACCCCCGCAAAGTTTGTGGGGTTAAAAAATTTTTCGGATATTCTCACCCGGGGTGAGTTTTGGGAGTATCTTTATAACACGTTTTATTTTATGCTGAGTATTCCGATAGGAATGGCAATATCCCTGGCACTGGCACTGGCGTTGAATCAGAAGATGAGAGGTGTTGTTTTATTCAGAACAATATATTTTCTTCCAGTGGTGTGTACCATCATAGCATCAGCGATTGTGTGGCGGTGGATTTATAACCCGGATTACGGGTTAATCAACGGGTTCATACGTTCACTAAGGATACCGGTTGTTGTTATGGGGACAGATAATTTTGTTATGCAGTTTATTTATGATGCTATTACATCATGGAATTCATGGGTTTCTAATCCTCCGACGTGGCTAACAAGTACTACATGGTCAAAACCTGCGATTATTATTATGCAGGTATGGCATAGCGCAGGGTATAATATGCTGCTTTACCTCGCTGCGCTGCAGAGTATACCGGCGGCATTATACGAGGCTGCGGAAATTGATGGCGCAAATGAACGCGCTAAGTTTTGGTATATAACTTTACCGAGTTTAAGTTTTGTGAATTTTTTTATTATCATCATGGGAATCATCGGCGGGTTCCAGGCGTTTGGCGTGCAGTACGTTATGACTGGCGGCGGGCCTGCGGGGTCTACCACCACGATTGTTTATTATATTTACAACAACGCGTTCCAGTGGTTCAAGATGGGTTATGCTTCTGCAATAGCGTGGATATTGTTTGTTCTGATGTTAGGTGCAACGTTGTTGCAATGGCGTATGGGGAAAGGGTATGCAAATGCTGAGTAA
- a CDS encoding beta-N-acetylhexosaminidase, with the protein MKNNVFDRVVPLPQEVCAAKGVFVFTPRTFMRCSPAALNVEKVVVSDLTEETGLRVNKTGLALTMNGLQIVFFNNPKFDFTVVKLPKEVVHNEGYTLYCDSNCVVLTAKTDAGLFYAGQTLVQLIRNKTVPAGSIRDWPVTIMRGYSDDISRWQVSTIENFKKIIRSLSRYKLNTYMIYIEDLFKLKKHPLVGKGRGALSASDIRGLVNYGKERFVELIPMFQTLGHFEHLIRIPKYRKLAEVEPPKDEPRPLLTPIGQYTTLSPVVPETYKFLSDYAAEYIRNFDSQYLHIGGDEPYDLGKGKSKKVADKIGVENLYRQHMEKAVKMLGKYNKKIIMYDDIVRKHWAQHGFDMKHKPRFRKDIIMMYWKYNPQEEYPDIKKLSDAGYKLVVSPSLHNYFRFYPAYYKAKANVRNVFKSAYGVKGVIGGMVSSWGDNGADNFRENNYYGYAYSSECLWNNPYKVDDKKFSVRWVEEYFGYDGGIAGIIDTLAGIDEEIFAARRGYFDDIVIKELDKKMYDKYTRLGFACGKCLKTYAVTEKKVKKNKVNLQYLKFALEFCGNSVNKNLLIDKIARGVVIPKKSVEAYIRDTKRIRAEFARLWLLTNKKEGLWVTLWRFDKLIRQMKGISGIR; encoded by the coding sequence ATGAAAAACAATGTGTTTGACCGCGTAGTGCCGTTACCGCAGGAAGTTTGTGCAGCTAAAGGCGTGTTTGTATTCACACCGCGGACATTTATGCGTTGTTCTCCCGCAGCGTTGAACGTTGAGAAAGTTGTTGTTTCAGACTTAACAGAAGAAACCGGCCTGCGGGTAAATAAAACCGGTCTCGCGCTAACTATGAATGGGTTGCAGATAGTGTTTTTTAATAATCCAAAATTTGATTTCACCGTAGTTAAACTTCCAAAAGAGGTTGTGCATAATGAAGGGTATACGCTGTACTGTGATAGTAACTGCGTGGTATTAACCGCTAAGACTGATGCGGGATTGTTTTATGCCGGGCAAACACTTGTGCAGTTGATACGCAACAAAACAGTTCCCGCGGGCAGTATACGCGATTGGCCGGTAACTATTATGCGCGGATATTCCGATGATATCAGCCGGTGGCAGGTGTCAACTATAGAAAATTTTAAGAAAATTATACGCTCACTTTCGCGGTATAAGCTTAATACATACATGATTTATATAGAAGATTTGTTTAAATTAAAAAAACATCCGTTGGTAGGGAAAGGGCGCGGGGCGTTGAGCGCTAGCGATATCCGCGGGCTTGTGAACTACGGGAAAGAACGGTTTGTTGAACTCATTCCTATGTTTCAAACTCTGGGGCATTTTGAGCATCTTATACGTATCCCGAAATACCGTAAACTCGCTGAAGTGGAACCACCTAAGGATGAACCACGTCCGTTGCTGACTCCGATCGGGCAGTATACAACACTATCCCCTGTAGTACCCGAGACTTACAAATTCCTGTCGGATTATGCTGCGGAGTATATCCGCAATTTTGATTCTCAGTATTTGCATATAGGCGGTGATGAGCCGTATGACCTTGGGAAAGGTAAGAGTAAAAAAGTTGCGGATAAAATCGGGGTGGAGAACCTTTACCGCCAGCATATGGAGAAAGCTGTTAAGATGCTGGGGAAGTATAACAAAAAAATTATTATGTACGACGATATTGTGCGGAAACACTGGGCACAACACGGGTTTGATATGAAACACAAGCCGCGGTTCAGGAAAGATATTATTATGATGTACTGGAAATATAATCCGCAGGAAGAGTATCCGGATATAAAGAAACTTAGCGATGCTGGGTATAAGCTTGTCGTTAGCCCGAGTTTGCATAACTATTTCCGTTTTTATCCAGCGTATTATAAAGCTAAGGCTAATGTGCGGAATGTTTTTAAGTCAGCATACGGCGTTAAGGGCGTTATAGGCGGGATGGTATCTTCTTGGGGGGATAACGGCGCGGATAATTTCCGTGAGAATAATTATTATGGTTATGCATATTCTTCTGAGTGTTTATGGAATAATCCGTATAAGGTGGACGACAAAAAGTTTTCAGTACGCTGGGTGGAAGAGTATTTTGGGTATGACGGAGGTATAGCCGGGATCATAGATACCCTTGCGGGGATTGATGAAGAAATCTTTGCCGCACGGCGGGGATATTTTGATGATATAGTGATCAAAGAACTTGACAAAAAAATGTATGATAAATACACACGGCTGGGGTTTGCCTGCGGAAAGTGTTTAAAAACGTATGCGGTTACTGAAAAAAAGGTTAAGAAAAACAAGGTGAACCTGCAGTACTTAAAATTCGCGCTTGAGTTTTGTGGTAATAGTGTCAATAAAAATTTGTTGATTGACAAAATAGCCCGCGGAGTGGTTATTCCGAAGAAAAGTGTTGAGGCGTATATACGTGATACAAAACGTATCCGCGCGGAGTTCGCGAGGTTATGGCTTCTTACCAACAAAAAGGAAGGGTTGTGGGTTACCCTCTGGAGGTTTGATAAACTTATCCGCCAGATGAAAGGTATCTCCGGGATAAGGTAA